One genomic window of Polyangium aurulentum includes the following:
- a CDS encoding GAF domain-containing protein, which yields MKRVPQDSAPESTHRARNAVARERLERASSPADAVEAVGEIVSQLFGSEEYALLAVDRTRTRLSLVTSFGIDPASFRDRSMAEGLIGRVARRGASFLAGRSSRLGASEEELSLSACVPIMEGGRVAGVLAIFRLLPHKRGISAGDVELLDILSVHAAPALAAPAAAPPPPSSPTATLPPPFAASSRLKSVYLYPGDAFVSDSPVELTTILGSCVAVCLWDTMLHIGGMSHYLLPASPLGQSASLRFGDAAIPALLASLERLGSRKHSVQAKLFGGAAVNASAQARGGAELGRRNVEMARRMLGDHGIRIVAEDVGGTAGRKLRFRTDDGLALVKVLGNG from the coding sequence GTGAAGAGGGTCCCCCAGGACTCCGCCCCCGAGTCCACCCACCGCGCGCGCAACGCCGTGGCCCGCGAGCGCCTCGAGCGCGCCTCGAGCCCCGCCGACGCGGTCGAGGCCGTGGGGGAGATCGTGTCGCAGCTCTTCGGCTCCGAGGAGTACGCCCTGCTCGCGGTCGACAGGACCCGGACGCGCCTGTCGCTCGTGACGTCGTTCGGCATCGATCCGGCGAGCTTCCGCGATCGCTCGATGGCCGAGGGCCTCATCGGGCGCGTGGCCCGGCGCGGCGCGTCGTTCCTCGCGGGCCGCTCGAGCCGCCTCGGCGCGAGCGAGGAGGAGCTCTCGCTCTCCGCCTGCGTCCCGATCATGGAGGGCGGCCGCGTGGCCGGCGTGCTCGCCATCTTCCGGCTCCTCCCCCATAAAAGAGGGATCTCCGCGGGCGACGTCGAGCTGCTCGACATCCTCTCCGTGCACGCCGCCCCGGCGCTCGCCGCCCCTGCCGCCGCGCCCCCGCCGCCGTCGTCCCCCACCGCGACCCTCCCGCCCCCCTTCGCCGCCTCCTCCCGGCTCAAGTCGGTCTACCTCTATCCGGGTGACGCCTTCGTCTCCGATTCCCCCGTGGAGCTGACGACGATCCTCGGCTCCTGCGTGGCGGTTTGTCTCTGGGATACGATGCTTCACATCGGCGGAATGAGCCATTACCTCCTTCCCGCGAGCCCCCTCGGCCAGTCGGCCTCGCTGCGCTTCGGAGACGCGGCCATCCCGGCCCTCCTCGCGTCGCTCGAGCGGCTCGGCAGCCGCAAGCACAGCGTGCAGGCGAAGCTCTTCGGCGGGGCCGCAGTGAACGCGAGCGCCCAGGCGCGGGGCGGGGCCGAGCTCGGAAGGAGGAACGTCGAGATGGCGCGCCGCATGCTCGGCGACCATGGAATCCGCATCGTGGCCGAGGACGTGGGCGGCACCGCGGGTCGCAAGCTGCGCTTCCGCACCGACGACGGCCTCGCATTGGTCAAGGTGCTGGGGAACGGCTGA